One Gloeobacter morelensis MG652769 DNA window includes the following coding sequences:
- a CDS encoding class I adenylate-forming enzyme family protein, whose protein sequence is MPFSGPALEHPIHLPTLLRRVVEASPDKPALVSLEARWTWRDLDQVTDRLAANLLSLGLQSGDRVASLMPNRTALVLHYLACLKAGLVATPLNYRYVPPEIDHALEVSGASLLLAHAERDDDIAASKLAGKLPLGVISYGGKDERSSSFETLCDRQPANLELPSPAPDDPAFIFFTSGSTGLPKGVTHSFASFGWMVASAIQGLELTPQDVMLPGSSLSHIGGSLSSLAALAAGARVIVARTFDACELLPLLRDERPTILVMLPAALFSLVRDHDAAHKDFASLKLCLSGGDKVAAKLEQEFADLTGLCIDESYGMTEIGFAAVNPPSGVNKPGSVGCPFPGFSMSIRDEGGVEVAQSQQGRLWVKSPSNMVEYWNAPEATKITLQDGWLDTGDIMRVDAEGYLWFCGRKKQIIVHDASNISPQEVEEALLEHAAVESAGVVGVHDLVHGENVRAYITLRQGAKRPTSQELIHFAHQRIGYKAPEEIVVLPEMPLNATGKVDRVRLKKMAEEHDHELTLR, encoded by the coding sequence ATGCCATTTTCAGGACCAGCGCTCGAACACCCAATCCATTTACCCACTCTTCTGCGTCGAGTCGTTGAGGCGTCACCAGATAAGCCAGCGCTGGTTTCGCTTGAGGCTCGTTGGACTTGGCGAGACCTTGACCAGGTGACCGATCGGCTCGCGGCCAACCTGCTCAGTCTCGGCTTGCAGTCCGGAGACCGGGTGGCTTCACTAATGCCGAACCGAACCGCCTTGGTACTTCACTATCTCGCATGTCTCAAGGCAGGACTTGTGGCCACCCCACTCAACTATCGCTATGTACCCCCGGAGATCGACCACGCCCTTGAGGTCTCCGGTGCCTCGCTTCTGCTTGCTCATGCCGAGCGCGATGACGATATTGCCGCCAGCAAGCTGGCAGGAAAGCTACCGCTGGGTGTGATCAGTTACGGGGGGAAGGACGAACGGAGTTCCAGTTTTGAAACGCTCTGCGATCGCCAGCCTGCCAACTTAGAATTACCATCACCAGCACCGGATGACCCAGCCTTTATCTTTTTCACCTCAGGGAGCACTGGGTTACCCAAGGGAGTCACGCACTCGTTCGCCAGCTTTGGCTGGATGGTTGCGAGTGCAATTCAGGGCTTGGAGCTAACGCCTCAGGACGTAATGCTTCCGGGCTCGTCGCTTTCTCACATCGGTGGGTCCTTGAGTTCGCTGGCTGCCCTCGCGGCCGGTGCCCGCGTTATCGTCGCGCGAACCTTTGATGCTTGTGAACTCCTGCCACTCCTGCGCGATGAGCGGCCAACGATTCTGGTCATGCTCCCAGCAGCGCTGTTTTCCCTGGTGCGCGACCACGATGCTGCTCACAAGGACTTTGCCTCTTTGAAGCTCTGTTTATCCGGAGGCGATAAGGTTGCAGCAAAACTCGAGCAAGAGTTCGCTGATCTCACGGGTTTGTGCATCGACGAGAGCTATGGCATGACCGAGATTGGCTTTGCTGCCGTCAACCCTCCATCGGGAGTGAACAAGCCAGGCTCTGTAGGATGCCCCTTTCCGGGATTCTCTATGTCAATTCGCGACGAAGGCGGTGTCGAGGTTGCCCAGAGTCAGCAAGGGAGGCTGTGGGTCAAGAGTCCGAGCAACATGGTGGAATACTGGAATGCTCCGGAGGCAACCAAAATCACGCTTCAGGACGGCTGGCTCGATACGGGGGATATCATGCGAGTCGATGCCGAGGGCTACCTCTGGTTCTGCGGACGCAAGAAACAGATCATCGTGCACGATGCTTCGAACATCTCTCCCCAGGAGGTTGAGGAAGCTCTACTCGAGCACGCCGCTGTTGAAAGCGCCGGAGTCGTGGGTGTGCATGACCTCGTACACGGTGAGAACGTTCGAGCCTACATCACGCTCAGGCAAGGCGCGAAGCGGCCAACCAGTCAGGAGTTGATCCACTTCGCGCATCAGCGCATCGGCTATAAGGCTCCCGAGGAGATTGTGGTGCTGCCGGAGATGCCACTGAATGCCACCGGCAAGGTTGATCGGGTACGTCTGAAAAAGATGGCTGAGGAGCACGACCATGAACTGACACTGAGGTGA
- a CDS encoding NAD(P)/FAD-dependent oxidoreductase, with amino-acid sequence MNKIADVVIVGGGILGVAVAWALAERRFKVVLLEEKSLCAGTTGCTFGWLNATSKTSDRTYHHLNTRGMAVYTELEARWGREALGMCGGGYLAWVDRDDAHAVDGLYDRIRRLQQWDYPAELLELDTMRLLEPQVRFPSTALGLFAPADRWVEAPMLARFFAGRVRALGGEIRENCPANAFRLDAAGRLAAVVTPQGEIATARAVLAGGMHLPTLVRMAARDPIDSERFAVRRIPGLLVQTPPGSAMGLIERLVEPLDGSGLHLRPTLAGGVMLGADGIDEQLDDLPPGEEPQALAAELLHSAARHLKALGDPGLAARSQIGVGVRPVPADGFPIVGPLASAPDVYGAVTHSGITLAPLLGRLLAEEIATGRCPDLLEPYRPARFVGAAVH; translated from the coding sequence ATGAACAAAATTGCAGACGTGGTGATCGTGGGTGGCGGCATTCTCGGGGTGGCCGTCGCCTGGGCGCTGGCCGAGCGCCGCTTCAAAGTCGTGCTGTTGGAGGAAAAGTCGCTGTGCGCCGGTACGACCGGTTGCACTTTCGGCTGGCTCAATGCCACTTCCAAGACCAGCGACCGGACCTATCACCATCTCAACACCCGGGGGATGGCGGTGTACACAGAACTGGAGGCGCGCTGGGGCCGCGAGGCGTTGGGGATGTGCGGGGGCGGCTATCTCGCCTGGGTGGACAGGGACGATGCCCACGCGGTCGATGGCCTGTACGACCGGATCCGCCGACTGCAGCAGTGGGACTACCCGGCCGAATTGCTCGAACTCGACACAATGCGGCTGCTCGAACCGCAAGTGCGCTTTCCTTCCACGGCCTTGGGACTGTTCGCCCCGGCGGATCGGTGGGTGGAAGCGCCGATGCTCGCGCGCTTTTTCGCCGGGCGGGTGCGGGCGCTGGGTGGGGAGATCCGGGAGAACTGTCCTGCCAACGCTTTTCGGTTAGATGCCGCCGGGCGTCTGGCTGCCGTGGTAACCCCTCAAGGTGAAATCGCCACCGCGAGAGCGGTGCTGGCGGGCGGCATGCACCTGCCGACACTGGTGCGCATGGCCGCCCGCGATCCGATCGACAGTGAGCGCTTTGCGGTGCGGCGGATACCGGGGCTGTTGGTCCAGACCCCGCCCGGGTCGGCCATGGGGCTTATCGAGCGCCTGGTGGAGCCCCTCGACGGCAGCGGGCTGCACCTGCGGCCCACGCTCGCGGGGGGAGTGATGTTGGGAGCCGACGGCATCGACGAGCAGCTGGACGACTTGCCGCCGGGCGAGGAGCCTCAGGCCCTGGCCGCCGAATTGTTGCACTCGGCTGCCCGGCATCTCAAAGCCCTGGGCGATCCCGGTCTGGCGGCGCGCTCACAGATCGGCGTGGGCGTGCGGCCTGTGCCTGCCGACGGCTTTCCGATCGTCGGGCCGCTTGCCAGTGCCCCGGACGTCTACGGGGCGGTCACCCACAGCGGCATCACCCTGGCACCGCTCCTGGGCCGGTTGCTCGCCGAGGAAATCGCCACCGGCCGCTGTCCGGATCTGCTCGAACCTTACCGGCCGGCTCGCTTCGTCGGGGCGGCGGTGCACTAG
- a CDS encoding urea amidolyase associated protein UAAP1, whose amino-acid sequence MVVTADDGLDPGLITWEETVPGGAYWSRKIKRGTTLRIVDLEGGQGVSLLCYNADNPIERYNAADTVKIQFGIFLGIGKVLYSDMGRVLFSITGETTGGAFDTLGGASNPASSTQKYGEGDWRDTRSNLINALAKHDLGKRDIVPNLNLFARVAVEEDGGLTFQERAKAGGYIDLRAEMNVLVVISNTPHVLHPSPTYRPTPVRVVVWNSPPPAPGDPCRTGCPEAVRGFENTDALFV is encoded by the coding sequence ATGGTGGTGACGGCGGACGACGGGCTCGACCCGGGACTGATCACCTGGGAGGAGACCGTGCCCGGGGGTGCCTACTGGTCGCGGAAGATCAAGCGGGGCACCACGCTGCGGATTGTCGATCTCGAAGGCGGGCAGGGGGTTTCGCTGTTGTGTTACAACGCCGACAACCCGATCGAGCGCTACAACGCGGCCGACACGGTGAAGATCCAGTTTGGCATCTTTCTGGGAATCGGCAAGGTGCTCTACTCCGACATGGGTCGGGTGCTCTTTTCGATCACCGGCGAGACGACCGGCGGCGCCTTCGACACCCTGGGCGGCGCGAGCAATCCGGCCAGCAGCACCCAGAAGTACGGCGAGGGCGACTGGCGCGATACGCGCTCGAATTTGATCAACGCGCTGGCCAAACACGACCTGGGCAAAAGGGACATCGTGCCCAACCTCAACCTGTTTGCGCGGGTGGCGGTGGAGGAGGACGGCGGGCTGACTTTCCAGGAGCGTGCCAAAGCGGGTGGCTACATCGATCTGCGCGCCGAGATGAACGTACTGGTGGTGATCTCAAACACGCCCCACGTCTTGCACCCGAGCCCAACGTACCGGCCGACGCCCGTCCGGGTGGTGGTCTGGAACTCGCCCCCCCCCGCCCCGGGCGATCCGTGCCGCACGGGCTGCCCCGAGGCGGTTCGCGGCTTTGAGAATACCGACGCGCTGTTTGTGTAA
- a CDS encoding Uma2 family endonuclease, whose translation MTPARFSSTPPELPTTLPDHTQLPESDGTFVKNFQEHPQSLLLTDSINSVLQQLHPDEQYCIGQDSGIYWRLTDPPEKGAEAPDWFYVPNVPPTLNGQMRRSYVLWQEIVAPLVVLEFVSGDGQQERDRTPFKGKFWVYEQAIRVPFYGIYELAKSSVEVYHLVDGYYRLLPANERGHFPIEPLGVELGIWQGRYQNADLPWLRWWNGQGDLLLTGEERADQAESLLEQERLRVERLAEQLRALGADPDRVG comes from the coding sequence ATGACGCCCGCTAGATTTTCAAGTACACCCCCCGAGTTGCCGACTACTTTGCCTGACCATACCCAGCTTCCAGAGTCAGACGGCACGTTTGTGAAAAATTTTCAGGAACATCCTCAGAGCCTGCTTTTGACAGATTCGATCAATTCCGTCTTACAGCAACTCCACCCCGATGAGCAATATTGCATTGGTCAGGATTCTGGAATTTACTGGCGTTTAACCGACCCACCCGAAAAAGGGGCTGAAGCTCCGGACTGGTTTTATGTGCCAAATGTGCCACCCACGCTGAATGGACAAATGCGGCGTTCCTATGTGCTGTGGCAAGAGATTGTTGCCCCGCTGGTGGTATTGGAATTTGTCTCCGGCGATGGTCAACAAGAGCGCGATCGCACCCCGTTCAAGGGCAAGTTTTGGGTGTATGAGCAAGCCATTCGGGTGCCGTTCTACGGCATTTACGAGCTTGCCAAGTCCAGCGTCGAGGTTTACCACCTGGTAGATGGGTACTACCGACTTTTGCCAGCCAATGAACGCGGACACTTTCCTATTGAACCGTTGGGTGTGGAGCTAGGGATTTGGCAAGGGCGCTATCAAAACGCAGACCTTCCCTGGCTTCGGTGGTGGAATGGGCAGGGCGATTTACTGCTGACAGGGGAAGAACGGGCAGACCAGGCAGAATCTCTGTTAGAGCAGGAACGGTTGAGGGTGGAGCGATTAGCAGAGCAGCTTAGAGCACTGGGTGCGGATCCAGATCGTGTGGGTTGA
- a CDS encoding urea amidolyase associated protein UAAP2, with amino-acid sequence MVATALQGIDPQRVVYDEVLAARRPWSHVVEQGQILRIVDLGGNQAVDFLVYNAADYSERYSAPDTIRLQGNIFLTTGSRLYSNDGGVLMTIVGDSVGRHDTSGGACSCESNSVRFGLDKKYQHACVENFLAALSRYGMGKRDLVSNINFFMNVPVSRDGTLEIVDGISEPGSTVDLRAEMNALVVISNCPQMNNPCNGYNPTPIRLVIWAPPAPAARR; translated from the coding sequence ATGGTAGCGACAGCTTTGCAGGGGATCGATCCCCAACGGGTGGTCTACGACGAGGTGCTTGCGGCGCGCAGGCCCTGGTCCCACGTCGTCGAGCAGGGGCAGATTCTGCGTATCGTCGATCTGGGGGGCAACCAGGCGGTCGATTTTTTGGTCTACAACGCCGCCGATTACTCGGAGCGCTACAGCGCCCCCGACACGATCCGCCTGCAGGGGAATATTTTTCTCACCACCGGCAGCCGCCTTTATTCCAACGACGGCGGGGTGCTGATGACGATCGTAGGCGATAGTGTCGGCCGCCACGACACCTCCGGCGGCGCCTGCAGCTGCGAGAGCAACTCGGTGCGCTTCGGGCTGGACAAAAAATACCAGCACGCCTGTGTCGAAAATTTCCTCGCGGCCCTCAGCCGCTACGGTATGGGCAAGCGCGACCTGGTGAGCAACATCAACTTTTTTATGAACGTGCCGGTGAGCCGCGATGGCACGCTCGAAATCGTGGACGGCATCTCCGAACCCGGCAGCACGGTCGATCTGCGCGCCGAGATGAACGCGCTGGTAGTAATCTCCAACTGTCCCCAGATGAACAACCCCTGCAACGGCTACAATCCGACCCCCATCCGGTTGGTCATCTGGGCGCCGCCCGCGCCTGCCGCCCGCCGCTAA
- the uca gene encoding urea carboxylase: protein MFDKVLIANRGEIACRILRTLDRLGIASVAVYSEADACAPHVQGAGEAIPIGPAPVAQSYLRYERILEAAVASGAQAIHPGYGFLSESAEFAEACERENIVFIGPTPTQMRRFGRKHTARALAAANGVALLPGTGLLADLVEARRQAAAIGYPVMLKSTAGGGGIGLALCRSEAKLTESFQAVQRLSENNFRDGGVYLEKYVEHARHLEVQIFGDGEGRLMALGERDCSIQRRNQKLLEETPAPGIGETLRERLCEAAVRLGQAVNYRSAGTVEFIYDAEAEAFYFLEVNTRLQVEHGVTEAVAGIDLVEWMVRLAAGERAFLEAYQHRPRGHAVEVRLYAEDAGRNFQPSTGTLTEAVFPAVRCDSWVEQGTEVTPYYDPLLAKLIVRGESRPEAVTRLQAALADTRIAGVETNLDYLRQILADADFLAGNLSTRFLQTFHYAPLTVEVLEPGTHSTLQDYPGRTGYWNIGVPPSGPMDPLAFRLANRLVGNPPEAAGLECTALGPTLRFHTDAVICLCGAAMDARLDGEPVPCWRAVPVAAGSTLRLGAVTGPGYRTYLAVRGGFDVPEYLGSRATFTLGQFGGHCGRTLRAGDVLRLVRPAAGGDAPPPLAASLIPEYRSDWEIGVLYGPHGAPDFFTDQDIETFFVTAWEVHYNSARTGVRLTGPKPVWARADGGEAGLHPSNIHDNAYAVGTVDFTGDMPVILGPDGPSLGGFVCPATVARAELWKIGQLKPGDTVRFRRLGFAEALRREQAQDLAVETLSGPTQAPPAPAEADDPAVLHAIQATAEQIAVVYRQSGDKYLLIEYGPPVLDLNLRLRVHALMEWLQANALPGMLELTPGIRSLQVHFDGRVLPRERLLEVLTAAESQLPPIEAMEVPTRILHLPLSWEDESTLLAIRKYMQSVRKDAPWCPSNIEFIRRINGLTSVEDVKRIVFEASYLVLGLGDVYLGAPVATPIDPRHRLVTTKYNPARTWTPENAVGIGGAYLCIYGMEGPGGYQFVGRTVQVWNRYRQTADFTRPWLLRFFDQIRFYPVSGPELLRLREDFRHGRAKLEVSEAIFSLKQYNDFLAEIAPEAAAFKARQQAAFAEERERWRAAGEFAAAEDPAIAPPAAEEYALPAGACAVSAQIAANVWQIAVQPGEPVAAGDPLVILESMKMEFVVTSPISGAVLAVRCAEGQLVSSGQTLVVVKPSQSVPP from the coding sequence ATGTTCGACAAAGTCTTGATTGCCAACCGGGGCGAAATCGCCTGCCGCATCCTGCGCACCCTCGATCGGCTGGGGATCGCCTCGGTGGCGGTGTACTCCGAGGCGGACGCCTGCGCCCCCCACGTCCAGGGAGCAGGCGAAGCGATCCCGATTGGCCCCGCCCCGGTGGCCCAGAGCTATTTGCGCTACGAGCGGATTTTAGAAGCGGCCGTCGCCAGCGGTGCCCAGGCTATCCACCCGGGCTACGGTTTTTTGAGCGAAAGCGCCGAATTTGCCGAGGCGTGCGAGCGCGAGAATATCGTCTTTATTGGACCCACCCCTACCCAGATGCGCCGCTTCGGGCGCAAACACACCGCCCGCGCTCTGGCGGCCGCAAACGGCGTAGCGCTGCTGCCGGGAACAGGCTTGCTGGCGGATCTTGTCGAAGCGCGCCGGCAGGCGGCGGCGATCGGCTACCCGGTGATGCTCAAGAGTACGGCGGGTGGAGGCGGGATTGGCCTTGCCCTTTGCCGCAGCGAAGCAAAGCTCACCGAATCGTTCCAGGCCGTGCAGCGGCTCAGCGAAAACAATTTCCGCGACGGCGGCGTGTACCTCGAAAAATACGTCGAGCATGCCCGGCATCTGGAGGTGCAGATCTTCGGCGACGGCGAGGGAAGGCTGATGGCCCTGGGTGAGCGCGACTGCTCGATCCAAAGGCGCAACCAGAAGCTGCTCGAGGAAACTCCGGCCCCCGGTATTGGCGAGACGCTGCGCGAACGGCTCTGCGAAGCGGCGGTGCGCCTGGGGCAGGCGGTCAACTACCGCTCGGCGGGGACGGTGGAATTTATCTACGACGCCGAGGCGGAGGCGTTTTATTTTCTGGAGGTGAACACTCGCTTGCAGGTGGAGCACGGCGTCACCGAGGCAGTGGCGGGGATCGACCTGGTCGAGTGGATGGTGCGCCTTGCAGCAGGCGAGCGTGCCTTTCTGGAGGCGTACCAGCACCGGCCCCGGGGGCATGCCGTCGAGGTGCGGCTCTACGCCGAGGACGCGGGCCGCAATTTCCAGCCCAGCACCGGCACCCTCACCGAAGCGGTCTTTCCGGCCGTGCGCTGCGACAGCTGGGTGGAGCAGGGCACGGAGGTGACACCCTACTACGACCCCCTGCTCGCCAAGCTCATCGTCCGGGGCGAATCGCGACCCGAGGCGGTGACCCGTCTGCAGGCCGCCCTCGCGGATACCCGCATCGCCGGGGTCGAGACCAACCTGGACTATCTGCGCCAGATCCTTGCGGACGCCGATTTTTTGGCGGGCAACCTGAGTACCCGCTTTTTGCAAACTTTTCACTACGCGCCGCTGACCGTCGAGGTGCTGGAGCCCGGTACCCACAGCACCCTCCAGGACTACCCGGGGCGCACCGGCTACTGGAACATCGGCGTGCCGCCCTCCGGACCGATGGACCCGCTCGCCTTTCGCCTCGCCAACCGCCTGGTGGGCAACCCCCCCGAGGCGGCCGGGCTCGAATGCACCGCCCTCGGCCCGACCCTGCGCTTCCACACCGACGCGGTGATCTGCCTGTGTGGTGCGGCGATGGACGCCCGGCTCGACGGCGAACCCGTCCCTTGCTGGCGCGCCGTGCCGGTGGCGGCAGGCAGCACCCTGCGCCTGGGGGCCGTCACCGGCCCCGGCTACCGCACCTATCTGGCGGTCCGGGGCGGTTTCGACGTGCCCGAGTACCTGGGCAGCAGGGCGACTTTTACCCTCGGACAATTCGGCGGCCACTGCGGCCGGACGCTGCGCGCCGGCGATGTGCTCCGGCTGGTGCGGCCTGCGGCAGGGGGAGACGCCCCGCCGCCGCTTGCGGCCAGCCTCATCCCCGAATACCGCTCCGATTGGGAAATTGGCGTACTCTACGGTCCCCACGGGGCACCGGACTTTTTTACCGATCAGGACATCGAGACATTTTTTGTCACCGCCTGGGAAGTTCATTACAACTCGGCGCGCACCGGCGTGCGGCTTACCGGTCCCAAACCCGTCTGGGCGCGGGCCGACGGCGGCGAAGCGGGATTGCACCCGTCGAACATTCACGACAATGCCTACGCGGTGGGCACGGTCGATTTCACCGGCGACATGCCGGTCATCCTCGGTCCCGACGGCCCGAGCCTGGGAGGCTTCGTCTGCCCGGCCACTGTCGCCCGGGCAGAACTGTGGAAAATCGGCCAACTCAAACCGGGAGACACCGTCCGCTTCCGGCGGCTGGGTTTTGCCGAAGCCTTGCGCCGCGAACAAGCACAAGATCTGGCCGTCGAAACACTCTCAGGTCCGACACAGGCTCCGCCCGCTCCGGCCGAAGCGGATGACCCGGCCGTGTTGCACGCCATCCAGGCCACTGCGGAGCAAATCGCCGTCGTCTACCGCCAGTCGGGGGACAAGTACCTGCTCATCGAGTACGGCCCGCCGGTGCTCGATCTCAATTTGCGCTTGCGGGTGCACGCGCTGATGGAGTGGCTGCAGGCCAACGCCTTGCCGGGCATGCTCGAACTCACCCCCGGTATCCGCTCGCTGCAGGTGCACTTCGACGGTCGCGTCCTGCCGCGCGAAAGGTTGCTGGAGGTTCTGACCGCCGCGGAGTCACAACTGCCCCCGATCGAGGCGATGGAGGTGCCCACCCGGATATTGCACCTGCCGCTGTCCTGGGAGGACGAATCGACGCTGCTCGCCATTCGCAAGTACATGCAGTCGGTGCGCAAGGACGCTCCCTGGTGCCCGAGCAACATCGAATTTATCCGCCGCATCAATGGGCTTACGAGCGTTGAGGACGTAAAGCGCATTGTCTTCGAGGCGAGCTACCTGGTGTTGGGTCTGGGCGATGTCTATCTTGGAGCGCCCGTCGCCACTCCCATCGATCCGCGCCACCGCCTGGTCACCACCAAGTACAACCCGGCGCGCACCTGGACGCCCGAGAACGCCGTGGGCATCGGCGGCGCGTATCTCTGCATCTACGGCATGGAGGGGCCAGGGGGCTACCAGTTCGTGGGCCGTACCGTCCAGGTCTGGAACCGCTACCGGCAGACCGCCGATTTTACCCGGCCCTGGCTGCTGCGCTTTTTTGATCAAATCCGCTTCTATCCGGTTTCCGGGCCGGAACTGTTGCGCCTGCGCGAAGATTTTCGCCACGGCCGCGCGAAGCTCGAAGTGAGCGAAGCAATCTTCAGCCTGAAACAATACAACGACTTTCTAGCCGAGATCGCTCCGGAGGCCGCGGCCTTTAAAGCGCGGCAGCAGGCGGCCTTTGCCGAGGAGCGCGAGCGGTGGCGCGCGGCGGGCGAATTTGCCGCCGCCGAAGATCCGGCTATTGCGCCGCCTGCCGCCGAGGAGTACGCCCTGCCCGCCGGAGCCTGCGCGGTGAGTGCCCAGATTGCGGCGAATGTCTGGCAGATTGCCGTCCAACCGGGAGAGCCGGTCGCCGCCGGTGATCCCCTGGTGATCCTGGAGTCGATGAAGATGGAGTTTGTCGTTACTTCTCCTATCTCTGGTGCAGTCCTCGCCGTGCGGTGCGCCGAAGGGCAACTGGTCAGCAGCGGCCAGACGCTCGTAGTCGTAAAGCCTTCCCAGTCCGTGCCGCCGTAG
- a CDS encoding Uma2 family endonuclease, producing the protein MNAFKPGLPITPANLSLPTMYDLPSENPEEPGLPDQFHDWQPQLLSQTFRPLAVPPDQVLTAADLNVYYDPNNPRYYKRPDWFAVLGVPRFVDGGRLSYVRWQEGRSPIIVVELLSPNTIEEDQGLTLRGQQPPSKWEVYEQILQVPYYVLFNRIGDTLQIFRLESGLYYKEQQGSRLWIPELQIGLGLWTGTFADWERQWLRWYDSDGQWISSEQEKIALEQQRADLAEQRARQAEQRAEALAQRLKAAGIDPENL; encoded by the coding sequence ATGAACGCATTCAAACCTGGGCTACCCATCACTCCGGCAAACCTGTCTTTGCCGACGATGTACGATTTACCGAGTGAGAACCCCGAGGAACCCGGTTTGCCTGATCAGTTTCACGACTGGCAGCCCCAATTGCTCAGCCAGACATTCAGGCCGTTGGCCGTTCCTCCGGATCAGGTGCTCACCGCCGCCGATTTGAATGTCTACTACGACCCGAACAACCCCAGGTACTACAAGCGTCCTGACTGGTTTGCCGTCTTAGGCGTACCCCGCTTTGTCGATGGGGGAAGGCTCAGTTATGTCCGCTGGCAGGAGGGGCGTTCACCGATCATCGTGGTCGAACTGCTTTCACCGAACACCATCGAAGAAGACCAGGGGTTGACCCTGCGTGGTCAACAACCGCCTTCGAAGTGGGAGGTTTACGAACAGATTCTGCAGGTGCCCTACTACGTCCTATTCAACCGGATTGGGGACACCCTGCAGATTTTCCGTTTGGAGAGCGGGCTCTATTATAAAGAGCAGCAGGGAAGCCGTCTGTGGATCCCCGAATTGCAGATTGGTTTGGGTCTGTGGACAGGAACGTTCGCGGATTGGGAGCGCCAGTGGTTGCGCTGGTACGACAGCGATGGCCAGTGGATTTCCTCTGAGCAAGAAAAAATAGCCCTGGAGCAGCAGCGGGCCGACCTGGCGGAGCAACGGGCCAGACAGGCCGAACAAAGGGCGGAAGCCCTTGCGCAAAGGCTTAAAGCAGCGGGGATCGACCCAGAAAATCTCTGA
- a CDS encoding aromatic ring-hydroxylating oxygenase subunit alpha: MTAIQPPRPKTCELPANYYTDLEIYRRELKTIWRSTWQLVGRLEELANPGDYLTTVLGEEPIFVVRGGEGELLAMHNVCPHRGARLLPQKQGSCKFLQCPYHAWTFDLSGKLLAVAQPGWFPDLDKSALRLARARVDSWGGFVFVNPDPEGESLAEYLAGVPDYLNQYGHRWEDLRQVASITREEPINWKFQIENFVEDYHFATVHAETLTPLYDVQRIGTIPTGRHINIPVPYAPDCPPKDPQRRRWEAGGISYQGFIFPNITYGTSAHTVFFSRYVPIGPTATRFEAFIYQTPAQHAAEPYIGEAGPSKVGQEDTDVCTLLQEGVRSRAYQISHLAEEHELGISHFYSVIRGCLE; this comes from the coding sequence ATGACCGCTATCCAGCCACCCCGCCCAAAAACCTGCGAACTGCCCGCAAACTATTACACTGACCTCGAGATCTACCGGCGCGAGCTGAAGACGATCTGGCGTTCCACCTGGCAGTTGGTGGGCCGCCTCGAAGAACTGGCCAACCCCGGCGACTATCTGACGACGGTCCTGGGCGAAGAACCGATCTTCGTGGTGCGGGGGGGCGAGGGCGAACTTCTGGCGATGCACAACGTCTGTCCGCACCGGGGGGCGCGGCTGCTTCCCCAAAAGCAAGGCAGCTGCAAGTTCCTGCAGTGCCCCTACCACGCCTGGACGTTCGATCTGAGCGGCAAATTGCTCGCGGTGGCCCAGCCGGGTTGGTTTCCGGATCTGGACAAATCGGCCCTGCGGCTTGCCAGGGCGCGGGTGGACAGTTGGGGCGGCTTCGTGTTCGTCAATCCCGACCCGGAAGGAGAGTCCCTCGCCGAGTACCTGGCGGGAGTGCCCGATTATCTGAACCAGTATGGCCACCGCTGGGAGGATCTGCGGCAAGTAGCCTCTATTACCCGCGAGGAGCCGATCAACTGGAAGTTCCAGATCGAAAACTTTGTTGAAGACTACCACTTCGCCACCGTCCATGCCGAGACGCTCACTCCCCTCTACGACGTGCAGCGCATCGGCACGATCCCCACCGGCCGCCACATCAACATCCCCGTCCCCTACGCGCCCGATTGTCCCCCCAAAGACCCGCAGCGCCGCCGCTGGGAGGCGGGGGGCATCTCCTACCAGGGCTTCATCTTCCCGAACATCACCTACGGCACTTCCGCCCACACGGTCTTCTTCTCGCGCTACGTCCCGATCGGCCCGACCGCCACCCGCTTCGAGGCGTTCATCTACCAGACTCCCGCCCAGCATGCCGCCGAGCCCTACATCGGCGAAGCCGGACCGAGCAAGGTGGGCCAGGAGGACACCGACGTGTGCACGCTATTGCAGGAGGGCGTGCGCTCCCGCGCCTACCAGATTTCCCATCTGGCCGAGGAGCATGAACTGGGAATCAGCCATTTTTACAGCGTGATTCGCGGCTGTCTTGAATAG